In a single window of the Rhineura floridana isolate rRhiFlo1 chromosome 3, rRhiFlo1.hap2, whole genome shotgun sequence genome:
- the CCDC120 gene encoding coiled-coil domain-containing protein 120 isoform X1, protein MEVKGQLISSSSYSSSEALQRELCPRIRLERVQELLEKQRELQQVLSLRLKELRRVCLQEAELTGKLPPEYPLEPGERPQPVRRRPAVAYRNPPALKNEEAPSLEELTRELALQQQVAEAARRLAVAPDLTAEQRRRRRQVQADAAQRLWELEAQVAECRVRIGKGPLQRGNHEEAFHSENSSLSESASHENDDTHSFHPSKVSNHQGTFFDRPSPPKARDHLRAISSSPDRRLGWRLLQPDLYSEAKDRRNSVASPTSPSRTLPRSVSSFEGRSVPATPVLARNACSGSHQFRSEAPALHPRQWSGSHDSQLGPPSRDTSADRASLFAARTRRSNSSEALIERAPTEDPIFPSGPPFKSAEALNPSISGHTPRPPYNDLLMDYYLERRCWGGGGEHLSRRDRPPQLEWGAFPKSPLQRRARPAARTKSCGPLLPPQSQEVGYGPPLPPHRNFHKALAQEGLRDWYLRNAGVAQRGAPERRGPAQSVHQQLRSYYEPAPCNPETAYYGGPGGLPHSVSYAGQPLYGRPFGELIFMDDSAGLYSLDSTEQPSPGTLV, encoded by the exons ATGGAGGTGAAGGGGCAGCTGATCAGCTCATCCAGCTACAGCTCTTCAG AGGCCTTGCAGCGGGAACTCTGTCCCCGAATTCGACTGGAGCGGGTACAAGAGCTGCTGGAGAAGCAGcgggaacttcagcaggtgctCAGCCTGCGCCTTAAGGAGTTGCGCCGTGTTTGCCTGCAGGAAGCT GAACTGACAGGAAAGTTGCCTCCAGAATACCCGCTGGAACCGGGTGAAAGACCCCAACCTGTGCGAAGGAGGCCAGCGGTTGCCTACCGAAATCCCCCTGCCCTAAAGAATGAG GAAGCACCTTCATTGGAGGAGCTGACCCGTGAGCTGGCACTGCAGCAGCAAGTGGCTGAGGCTGCCCGGCGCCTCGCAGTCGCCCCAGACTTAACAGCTGAACAGCGTCGTCGCCGGAGACAGGTCCAAGCAGACGCTGCCCAGCGCCTTTGGgagcttgaggcacaggtggcagaATGCCGAGTGCGGATAGGCAAAGGACCCCTCCAGAGGGGAAACCATG aagaggctTTTCATTCAGAAAACAGTTCCCTCTCAGAATCAGCCAGCCACGAAAATG ACGACACCCACAGCTTCCATCCCTCCAAGGTCTCCAACCACCAGGGGACTTTCTTTGACCGCCCCTCTCCCCCTAAGGCCCGAGATCACCTACGTGCCATATCCAGCAGCCCCGACCGCCGACTAGGATGGCGGCTTTTACAGCCAGATCTGTACAGCGAAGCCAAGGACCGTAGGAATTCTGTTGCCAGCCCTACCAG ccccAGCCGCACCCTCCCCAGGAGTGTGTCCAGCTTTGAGGGCAGGAGTGTCCCAGCTACCCCAGTGCTAGCAAGAAATGCTTGCAGTGGCAGCCATCAGTTCAG GTCAGAGGCCCCAGCTCTCCACCCCCGGCAATGGTCAGGCAGCCATGATTCCCAGCTTGGGCCCCCCAGCCGCGACACCAGTGCTGACCGGGCCTCTCTCTTTGCTGCTCGAACCCGTCGTAGTAACAGCTCTGAGGCCTTGATTGAGCGGGCCCCTACGGAGGACCCTATCTTCCCCTCCGGCCCACCTTTTAAAAGTGCAGAGGCCCTGAACCCTTCCATCTCAGGCCACACTCCTCGCCCACCTTACAATGATCTTCTGATGGACTATTACCTGGAGCGCAGGTGCTGGGGTGGTGGCGGTGAGCATCTGTCACGGAGGGATAGGCCTCCCCAGCTGGAGTGGGGAGCCTTTCCCAAGAGCCCGCTGCAGCGCCGAGCCAGGCCAGCAGCCCGCACTAAATCATGTGGCCCGCTGTTGCCCCCCCAGTCCCAGGAGGTTGGTTATGGACCCCCATTGCCCCCTCATCGTAACTTCCACAAAGCCCTGGCTCAGGAGGGACTCAGGGATTGGTACTTGCGCAACGCTGGAGTTGCCCAGCGGGGGGCACCAGAGAGACGGGGACCAGCTCAGTCTGTACACCAGCAGCTGCGTAGCTACTACGAGCCAGCGCCCTGCAACCCTGAGACAGCCTACTACGGAGGTCCAGGAGGGCTGCCCCACTCAGTGAGCTATGCTGGGCAGCCGCTGTATGGCAG ACCCTTTGGGGAACTAATTTTCATGGATGACTCTGCTGGCCTCTACAGCTTGGACTCCACCGAGCAGCCATCCCCGGGGACATTGGTCTGA
- the CCDC120 gene encoding coiled-coil domain-containing protein 120 isoform X2 yields MEVKGQLISSSSYSSSEALQRELCPRIRLERVQELLEKQRELQQVLSLRLKELRRVCLQEAELTGKLPPEYPLEPGERPQPVRRRPAVAYRNPPALKNEEAPSLEELTRELALQQQVAEAARRLAVAPDLTAEQRRRRRQVQADAAQRLWELEAQVAECRVRIGKGPLQRGNHEEAFHSENSSLSESASHENDDTHSFHPSKVSNHQGTFFDRPSPPKARDHLRAISSSPDRRLGWRLLQPDLYSEAKDRRNSVASPTRSEAPALHPRQWSGSHDSQLGPPSRDTSADRASLFAARTRRSNSSEALIERAPTEDPIFPSGPPFKSAEALNPSISGHTPRPPYNDLLMDYYLERRCWGGGGEHLSRRDRPPQLEWGAFPKSPLQRRARPAARTKSCGPLLPPQSQEVGYGPPLPPHRNFHKALAQEGLRDWYLRNAGVAQRGAPERRGPAQSVHQQLRSYYEPAPCNPETAYYGGPGGLPHSVSYAGQPLYGRPFGELIFMDDSAGLYSLDSTEQPSPGTLV; encoded by the exons ATGGAGGTGAAGGGGCAGCTGATCAGCTCATCCAGCTACAGCTCTTCAG AGGCCTTGCAGCGGGAACTCTGTCCCCGAATTCGACTGGAGCGGGTACAAGAGCTGCTGGAGAAGCAGcgggaacttcagcaggtgctCAGCCTGCGCCTTAAGGAGTTGCGCCGTGTTTGCCTGCAGGAAGCT GAACTGACAGGAAAGTTGCCTCCAGAATACCCGCTGGAACCGGGTGAAAGACCCCAACCTGTGCGAAGGAGGCCAGCGGTTGCCTACCGAAATCCCCCTGCCCTAAAGAATGAG GAAGCACCTTCATTGGAGGAGCTGACCCGTGAGCTGGCACTGCAGCAGCAAGTGGCTGAGGCTGCCCGGCGCCTCGCAGTCGCCCCAGACTTAACAGCTGAACAGCGTCGTCGCCGGAGACAGGTCCAAGCAGACGCTGCCCAGCGCCTTTGGgagcttgaggcacaggtggcagaATGCCGAGTGCGGATAGGCAAAGGACCCCTCCAGAGGGGAAACCATG aagaggctTTTCATTCAGAAAACAGTTCCCTCTCAGAATCAGCCAGCCACGAAAATG ACGACACCCACAGCTTCCATCCCTCCAAGGTCTCCAACCACCAGGGGACTTTCTTTGACCGCCCCTCTCCCCCTAAGGCCCGAGATCACCTACGTGCCATATCCAGCAGCCCCGACCGCCGACTAGGATGGCGGCTTTTACAGCCAGATCTGTACAGCGAAGCCAAGGACCGTAGGAATTCTGTTGCCAGCCCTACCAG GTCAGAGGCCCCAGCTCTCCACCCCCGGCAATGGTCAGGCAGCCATGATTCCCAGCTTGGGCCCCCCAGCCGCGACACCAGTGCTGACCGGGCCTCTCTCTTTGCTGCTCGAACCCGTCGTAGTAACAGCTCTGAGGCCTTGATTGAGCGGGCCCCTACGGAGGACCCTATCTTCCCCTCCGGCCCACCTTTTAAAAGTGCAGAGGCCCTGAACCCTTCCATCTCAGGCCACACTCCTCGCCCACCTTACAATGATCTTCTGATGGACTATTACCTGGAGCGCAGGTGCTGGGGTGGTGGCGGTGAGCATCTGTCACGGAGGGATAGGCCTCCCCAGCTGGAGTGGGGAGCCTTTCCCAAGAGCCCGCTGCAGCGCCGAGCCAGGCCAGCAGCCCGCACTAAATCATGTGGCCCGCTGTTGCCCCCCCAGTCCCAGGAGGTTGGTTATGGACCCCCATTGCCCCCTCATCGTAACTTCCACAAAGCCCTGGCTCAGGAGGGACTCAGGGATTGGTACTTGCGCAACGCTGGAGTTGCCCAGCGGGGGGCACCAGAGAGACGGGGACCAGCTCAGTCTGTACACCAGCAGCTGCGTAGCTACTACGAGCCAGCGCCCTGCAACCCTGAGACAGCCTACTACGGAGGTCCAGGAGGGCTGCCCCACTCAGTGAGCTATGCTGGGCAGCCGCTGTATGGCAG ACCCTTTGGGGAACTAATTTTCATGGATGACTCTGCTGGCCTCTACAGCTTGGACTCCACCGAGCAGCCATCCCCGGGGACATTGGTCTGA